The window GAAGCCCGGCGACTCCCACATCAGCAATATCGTCAACGAGACGGGCGCGCTCGTTGACGACGTCATCGTCTATGTCGATGGCCCCGAGGAGTTCCGCATCTCGCACGGCGGCGGCTCGTTCGAGGACGCGATGTTGCCGGTTGCCGCAAAGTACGATGTCAAGATCGAGCGCGACAACGACGTCCACATTCTCTCGCTGCAAGGGCCTCTAGCATTGGCGACGCTCGCTCCGCACACGCCGATGGATCTCGCCGGCCTCGGATACTTCCGCCACGAGCCGACGACGCTCTTCGGCAAGAAGGTCCGCATCGCGCGCGGCGGCTATTCTGCGGAACGAGGCTATGAGGTCTTCTGCTCCGCCGCAGATGCCCACTACCTGTGGGATACGATCCTCGAAATCGGCAAGTCGCACGGCATCATCCCCGTCTCGTGGGCATGCCTCGACATCGTGCGCGTCGAGGGAAGCCTGCTGTTCTTCCCGTTCGACATGCCGCACGGGGACACGACGCCGTGGGAGGTGCGGGCCGGCTGGACGGTTGATCTCAACAAGCCGGACTTCGTCGGCAAGCAGGCGCTGATCGAGCGCAAGGGCAAGGAGCGCTCGTTCATCACCGGCCTCGAAGTCGCCACCTCGAAGGTCATCGAACCCGGCGCTAAAATCACCGCTGGCAGCAAGCAGGTCGGCGTCGTCACCAGCACCACTTACAGTCAGCACCTGATGAAGTCGCTGGCTATGGCGCAGATCGAAGCGGGTTTTACCGGGCTCGGAACCGAGCTCGTCGTACATGACAATGGCGAGCATCGCGCTGTGGTGGTGCAGATGCCGTTCTACGATCCAATGCGCCTGCGCACTCACCCGGCACACTGAGCTCCCCGAAGTGTGCAACTGGCCGGAAGCATCGCTTCCGGCCCTTTTTCATGTTTGGCAGCCGCGGGGTGCACGCAACCGCCGACTATTCCGCGGCTTTCACATACGAATCGAGCGGCGGGCACGAGCAAACCAGGTTCCGGTCGCCGTAGACGTTGTCGACGCGGTTGACCGGCGGCCAATACTTATCGACGCGGAAAGCGCCCGCCGGGAAGCAAGCTGCCTCGCGGCTGTAGGGTCGCTGCCAATCGCCGACCAAATCCTCGACCGTGTGCGGCGCGTTCTTCAACGGATTGTTTTTGGGATCGCTCCGCCCTTCCGCGATGGCGCGTGCTTCCTCGCGGATTGCCAGCATGGCATCGCAGAAACGGTCGAGTTCCGCCTTGGTCTCCGATTCCGTCGGTTCGATCATCAGCGTGCCGGGAACCGGCCAGCTCATGGTCGGAGGATGGAAGCCGCAATCGATGAGGCGTTTGGCGACGTCATCGACGGCGATTCCGGCGCTTTCTAAGAGCGGGCGCGTGTCGATGATGCAC of the Hyphomicrobium album genome contains:
- a CDS encoding aminomethyltransferase family protein, whose translation is MTISKFPRQSVLNDRHAALGADLSTAWNDMPIPQNYKTDPYEETAAVRCRAGLFDVSMLKMLNVSGRQALPFLNHLLTSDVSKAKPGDSHISNIVNETGALVDDVIVYVDGPEEFRISHGGGSFEDAMLPVAAKYDVKIERDNDVHILSLQGPLALATLAPHTPMDLAGLGYFRHEPTTLFGKKVRIARGGYSAERGYEVFCSAADAHYLWDTILEIGKSHGIIPVSWACLDIVRVEGSLLFFPFDMPHGDTTPWEVRAGWTVDLNKPDFVGKQALIERKGKERSFITGLEVATSKVIEPGAKITAGSKQVGVVTSTTYSQHLMKSLAMAQIEAGFTGLGTELVVHDNGEHRAVVVQMPFYDPMRLRTHPAH